Proteins co-encoded in one Cytophaga hutchinsonii ATCC 33406 genomic window:
- a CDS encoding TonB-dependent receptor — MKKFVFAWVIVCISIIELQAQSMHVSSYCSNKIYGFIQYQNTKEPVAGALVFVQELNSYVLSNTEGVFEIDSLCEGVYRLHIDMVSCFHKDTTIIVPVKNSIVISMEQSSDEKEIIIIDPLHTNQPEISSKEILEKDELARLRGTSLGESLKSIPGVSAIQTGPTIFKPVIQGMYGSRVLILNNGIRQEGQQWGNEHAPEVDPFIASRITVIKGAQSIRYGSDAIGGVVLLEPEELNTFRGTKALLNLGGFSNNRAGVVSGIVEHGFKNMPGLAVRLQGTLRKGGNTKTPDYWLKNTGFQETNFSWAAVYQRNRWGVETFYSQFNTELGIFSGSHIGNVTDLINAINNDQPAVTSGFSYAIERPKQVVTHELWKNKAYYKFGQSRLVFEYARQYNKRQEYDSHKAYNPNLPDQAQLQFELTTQLIQSYVEHTIGRIKGVVGAAYINQSNTYEGRYFIPNFRSNAIGLYITESYQASLKTTIEAGLRYDYKTVQSYYYENNSLQTPDRSFQSPTVSVGVATVLNDYLNLQTTAGTAFRPPNVNELYSNGVHHGAAAYEIGNPDLTSEHSVNVSMTLNYVFKKCFGYFHTYGYYFNNYIYLKPAFPPTLTIRGAFPTFEYTQVNATYGGFDIAFNDSLSKHLIYSTRLSLVSAYDRTQHDWLIYIPPTRWQNGIKYLLPSKGRIIKPYLSLDGIWVAHKSNTPADGDYKSPPPGYFLLQAEIGTHITIAKQDMLVTLTGQNLLNTRYRDYLDRFRYYADAAGRNIILRLQIPLDFTKN, encoded by the coding sequence GTGAAAAAGTTTGTTTTTGCATGGGTAATTGTTTGTATTTCTATTATTGAACTGCAGGCACAATCCATGCATGTATCATCGTATTGTTCAAATAAAATTTACGGATTTATTCAGTATCAAAATACGAAAGAACCGGTTGCCGGTGCATTGGTTTTTGTGCAGGAACTTAATAGCTATGTACTTTCAAATACAGAAGGTGTATTTGAGATCGACTCTTTGTGTGAAGGTGTATACAGATTGCATATAGATATGGTTTCATGTTTTCATAAAGACACAACCATAATTGTTCCTGTAAAAAATTCCATAGTGATCAGTATGGAGCAATCTTCTGATGAAAAGGAAATTATTATCATAGATCCGCTGCACACAAATCAACCGGAAATAAGTTCGAAGGAAATATTGGAGAAAGATGAACTTGCACGGTTAAGAGGCACAAGTTTAGGTGAAAGTTTAAAATCCATTCCCGGCGTTTCAGCTATACAAACCGGTCCTACCATATTCAAGCCTGTTATTCAAGGTATGTATGGTTCAAGGGTTTTAATTTTGAATAATGGAATACGGCAGGAAGGACAGCAATGGGGCAACGAACATGCTCCTGAAGTAGACCCGTTTATCGCCAGCCGCATTACAGTTATCAAAGGTGCACAGTCTATCCGGTACGGGTCTGATGCAATCGGAGGTGTTGTATTGCTGGAGCCGGAAGAGCTGAATACATTCCGTGGGACAAAGGCCCTCTTAAACCTGGGAGGCTTTAGTAACAACAGAGCGGGCGTGGTTTCAGGGATCGTAGAACATGGTTTTAAAAACATGCCGGGTCTTGCTGTACGTTTGCAGGGAACGCTTCGTAAGGGCGGTAATACAAAGACACCTGATTACTGGCTGAAGAATACGGGCTTTCAGGAAACTAATTTTTCCTGGGCTGCAGTCTATCAGCGTAACCGCTGGGGTGTTGAAACATTTTACAGCCAGTTCAATACGGAGTTGGGCATATTTTCCGGATCACATATTGGTAATGTAACAGATCTGATTAATGCAATCAATAACGATCAGCCTGCGGTAACATCCGGATTTTCCTATGCCATTGAACGTCCGAAGCAAGTAGTAACGCACGAACTCTGGAAAAACAAAGCATATTATAAATTCGGACAGAGCCGGCTGGTATTTGAATATGCACGTCAATACAACAAGCGCCAGGAGTATGACAGCCACAAAGCGTACAATCCAAACTTGCCTGACCAGGCACAGCTGCAGTTTGAACTGACAACTCAACTTATACAATCGTATGTAGAACATACGATCGGAAGGATAAAAGGGGTAGTTGGCGCGGCATATATCAATCAATCCAATACATATGAAGGAAGATATTTTATTCCCAATTTCCGCAGCAATGCCATTGGGCTTTATATAACGGAATCATACCAGGCGTCTTTAAAGACAACGATTGAAGCAGGCTTGCGCTACGATTATAAAACGGTGCAATCCTATTATTATGAAAATAATAGTTTGCAGACACCCGATCGTTCTTTTCAAAGCCCTACCGTAAGCGTTGGTGTTGCAACAGTACTGAACGACTATTTGAATCTTCAAACCACAGCCGGTACGGCATTCAGACCTCCTAACGTAAATGAATTGTACAGCAATGGCGTGCATCATGGAGCCGCGGCCTACGAGATCGGAAATCCTGATTTAACGTCTGAACATTCGGTAAATGTTTCGATGACATTAAACTATGTCTTTAAAAAATGTTTTGGGTATTTCCATACCTATGGATATTATTTCAACAATTACATTTATTTAAAGCCGGCATTTCCGCCTACATTAACCATACGCGGAGCTTTTCCGACATTTGAATATACGCAGGTGAATGCAACGTATGGCGGCTTTGATATTGCATTTAATGACAGCCTTTCAAAGCATCTGATTTATTCAACGCGTTTATCACTTGTCAGTGCATACGACCGTACACAACATGACTGGCTGATATATATTCCGCCCACAAGGTGGCAAAATGGCATTAAATATCTGCTTCCATCGAAAGGAAGGATTATAAAACCATATCTGTCGCTTGACGGTATCTGGGTTGCGCATAAAAGCAACACACCTGCAGATGGAGATTATAAATCACCGCCGCCCGGATACTTCCTGCTTCAGGCAGAAATCGGAACACATATAACCATTGCTAAACAAGACATGCTGGTAACGCTGACAGGTCAGAATTTGCTGAACACGCGTTATAGAGATTATTTAGACCGCTTCAGATATTATGCTGATGCAGCAGGGAGAAATATTATTCTCCGTTTGCAGATACCATTAGATTTTACAAAAAATTAA
- a CDS encoding class I SAM-dependent rRNA methyltransferase: MAIPILQLKKGKERSINNRHPWIFSGAVAKLPENEEGTIVAVTDFENKKLGYGFLSHKSQIVCRMFEWDTLTEEVLTENYWAVKLKNAFALRQTVIQFGKTNVYRLLHAEGDFFPGIIADVYADVVVLQVLIRGVEKIVPAIQKALVEIGFKHIYIKAKTSSTVLEDIRTGSGWLLGGVEVPVIVKENDVLFEVDFIDGQKTGFFVDQRENRELLRSYSKGKKVLNTFCYTGGFSVYAASGGAEVVDSVDISKEAVALAGKNMELNYPGYKHGTIAADCFDFLGDIEKDYYDIIVLDPPAFAKSAKAVANACRGYKQINLKAFRKIKKGGLLFTYSCSQNIDKDLFQKIVFGAAADSYRNVRIIHQMHQPADHPINIYHPEGEYLKGLVLYVE; this comes from the coding sequence ATGGCAATTCCGATTCTTCAGTTAAAAAAGGGTAAAGAGCGTTCAATCAACAACCGCCATCCGTGGATCTTTTCAGGGGCAGTTGCAAAATTACCTGAAAACGAAGAAGGAACAATTGTAGCTGTTACAGATTTCGAAAACAAAAAACTGGGTTATGGATTTTTATCGCACAAAAGCCAGATTGTGTGCAGAATGTTTGAGTGGGACACTCTTACAGAAGAAGTTCTTACAGAAAATTATTGGGCAGTTAAATTAAAAAATGCGTTCGCACTGCGCCAGACAGTTATACAATTCGGAAAAACAAATGTTTATCGCTTACTGCATGCAGAAGGGGATTTTTTTCCGGGCATTATTGCGGATGTATATGCTGATGTAGTGGTATTGCAGGTATTGATACGCGGCGTAGAAAAAATTGTGCCGGCCATTCAGAAAGCCCTTGTTGAAATTGGTTTTAAGCATATTTATATAAAAGCAAAAACATCATCAACGGTACTGGAAGATATACGTACAGGAAGCGGCTGGCTGCTTGGCGGGGTAGAAGTACCGGTCATTGTTAAAGAAAACGATGTGTTGTTTGAGGTTGATTTTATTGATGGACAGAAAACCGGATTCTTTGTTGATCAGCGTGAAAACAGAGAACTGCTGCGTTCCTATTCAAAAGGTAAAAAAGTATTAAATACATTTTGTTATACCGGAGGCTTCAGTGTATATGCGGCTTCAGGCGGTGCAGAAGTCGTTGACTCGGTTGATATATCAAAAGAGGCTGTTGCGCTGGCTGGAAAAAATATGGAGCTGAATTATCCGGGTTATAAGCACGGTACGATTGCGGCAGACTGCTTTGATTTTTTAGGAGATATTGAAAAGGATTATTACGATATTATTGTTCTTGATCCGCCTGCATTTGCAAAATCTGCCAAAGCAGTTGCTAATGCCTGTCGTGGTTATAAGCAGATCAATTTAAAAGCATTCCGTAAAATAAAGAAAGGCGGCTTGTTATTTACCTATTCCTGTTCGCAGAATATAGATAAAGACCTGTTTCAAAAGATTGTTTTCGGCGCAGCGGCAGACTCTTATAGAAATGTGCGTATCATACATCAGATGCATCAGCCGGCAGATCACCCGATAAACATTTACCATCCGGAAGGTGAATACCTGAAAGGACTGGTACTCTATGTTGAATAA
- a CDS encoding PKD domain-containing protein — protein MNSNRTYLFQLVFFLFVSLPAYSQFVPEKIKGGLFIENKGQWEENVLYRSEIPSGQLYIEKNRFLFNFYDRESLASHHSHGHSNPSANTSSQRSGGGDILKPGPVKAHAYEVAFLGCNPISSTDGIDPTTYNYNYFKGNDKSKWGGNAHAYGKTILNDIYPKTSLVCFGQETGFKYEFHLKPGANPALIQLKYNGVDSVYLKNGELIIETSVTDFYEQKPFAYQEIDGSNVAVPCEFRLNDNVLSFVFPKGYNKRYPLVIDPQLIFSTYSGSYVDNWGNSATYDDDGNTYMVGIAFGFGYPVTTGAYQVNFVGNDLYDVDIAIMKFGPLGELRYATYLGGIETEMPSSCIVNSKKELVLFGFTSSGGSYGKAFPTTTGAYDETFHYGDYSMPFGPYEPIFFDEGSDLFISILSEDGSNLKHSTLIGGSSNDGFSSEYEPITRNYGDQLRGEIFCDELDNVYIVTKTYSPDIINTSVPGYDKTFNGIMDAYVCKLTGDLSTMLWNTFIGGAGYDVGYSIRVTTDKTVYITGGTTSTDLPGTASGIKTTLAAGDIDGFVAHISADGTSLLHATYVGTESYDQCFFIQLDALENIYILGQSLGDYPMSQGVYGKAKTGQFIQKLNPTLSQSLLSTTFGYTEHQVSIVPTAFLVNSCDNILISGWGGNTNINPWYPRPQRPNTNPNQYLGGTTNNLQTSPDALYKTTDGSDFYLLVLEKECKSLLYATFYGGVDEDDHVDGGTSRFDKNGIVYQSVCGSCGGTSRFPTSDNAVSKINRSDNCNNACFKYDLSSLRADFIMDPLIGCGPTTVTLTNTSTGGVAFEWDLGDGTKINGPGPVTHTYPTPGTYHIKLIATDLTTCIGKDTATKTLNVFAIPGIGITLSDTTICPGDTISILKNCNPYYTYNWAPSIEMINPAVCDAQFFPSITRDYYLTVIDTSTCVYTDTLTIHVPTLIPGINWENMTHCYGKPTIGFSNPSKGRLKYLWDLGDGTTTTVQSPVHEYAKGGKYIIKVKVYANDTCFIESTIPLVLDDIQIPNLFTPNDDGKNDCFEIKGLYPNWKVEVYNPWSKAIFKTDSYNNEFCGEGLSSSVYYYLVCPPYGKCCKSWVQIIIDK, from the coding sequence ATGAATAGTAACCGTACTTACCTATTCCAGCTTGTATTTTTTTTATTTGTTTCCCTGCCAGCGTACAGCCAGTTTGTGCCCGAAAAAATAAAAGGCGGCTTATTTATTGAAAATAAAGGGCAGTGGGAAGAGAATGTACTCTATCGGTCTGAAATTCCTTCCGGGCAGTTATACATTGAAAAAAACCGTTTTCTGTTTAATTTTTACGATCGAGAATCTCTGGCAAGTCATCATAGCCATGGCCACAGCAATCCTTCTGCAAATACATCCAGTCAACGAAGCGGAGGCGGCGATATTTTAAAACCCGGACCAGTTAAGGCACATGCCTACGAAGTAGCTTTTTTAGGTTGCAATCCGATTTCTTCTACTGATGGAATCGATCCGACAACATATAATTACAACTATTTTAAAGGTAACGACAAGAGTAAATGGGGTGGCAATGCCCATGCTTATGGAAAAACGATTCTTAATGATATTTACCCTAAAACTTCATTGGTTTGTTTTGGGCAGGAAACAGGTTTTAAATATGAATTTCATTTGAAGCCCGGCGCAAATCCTGCACTTATTCAATTAAAATATAACGGCGTCGATAGTGTTTATTTAAAAAATGGTGAGCTTATCATTGAAACGTCAGTAACTGATTTTTATGAGCAGAAGCCGTTTGCTTATCAGGAAATTGATGGCAGTAATGTTGCTGTGCCATGCGAGTTTCGCTTGAATGATAATGTGCTGAGTTTTGTTTTTCCGAAGGGATATAATAAACGGTATCCGCTTGTAATTGATCCGCAGTTAATCTTTTCTACGTATTCAGGTTCTTATGTAGATAATTGGGGTAATTCAGCAACATATGATGATGATGGCAATACGTACATGGTCGGAATTGCTTTTGGATTCGGATATCCGGTTACTACAGGAGCGTATCAGGTTAATTTTGTAGGAAATGATTTATATGATGTTGACATAGCAATTATGAAATTCGGCCCTTTGGGAGAATTACGTTATGCTACATATTTAGGAGGTATTGAAACAGAAATGCCGAGCAGCTGTATTGTAAACAGCAAAAAAGAACTTGTGCTTTTTGGATTTACAAGCTCAGGTGGTAGCTATGGCAAAGCATTTCCTACTACTACAGGAGCCTATGATGAAACATTTCATTATGGTGATTATTCCATGCCATTTGGCCCCTATGAGCCGATTTTCTTTGATGAAGGAAGCGACCTGTTTATTTCTATACTCAGCGAAGACGGTAGCAATTTAAAACATTCAACACTAATTGGAGGCAGTTCTAACGATGGTTTTTCCAGTGAGTACGAACCCATTACAAGAAACTATGGAGACCAGCTCAGAGGAGAAATTTTTTGTGATGAGCTTGACAATGTTTATATCGTAACAAAAACATATTCACCGGATATAATTAACACTTCAGTTCCTGGTTATGATAAAACGTTTAATGGCATCATGGATGCTTATGTTTGTAAGCTTACAGGAGATTTAAGCACCATGCTGTGGAATACGTTCATTGGGGGGGCAGGCTATGATGTTGGTTATTCTATACGCGTAACTACAGACAAAACAGTTTACATAACAGGCGGCACAACCAGTACAGATTTGCCCGGTACAGCTTCAGGTATTAAAACAACCTTAGCTGCTGGAGATATTGATGGCTTTGTTGCACACATAAGTGCGGATGGCACCTCGTTATTACATGCTACTTATGTGGGAACGGAATCGTATGATCAATGCTTTTTTATCCAACTCGATGCCCTTGAAAATATTTATATATTAGGACAATCATTAGGTGACTACCCTATGTCACAAGGGGTATATGGAAAAGCTAAGACAGGACAATTTATTCAAAAACTTAATCCGACTCTTTCTCAATCATTGTTATCTACAACGTTTGGTTATACAGAACATCAGGTAAGTATTGTTCCGACTGCATTTTTGGTTAACAGCTGCGATAATATTTTAATTTCAGGATGGGGAGGTAATACAAATATTAACCCATGGTATCCGCGTCCTCAGCGTCCAAATACAAATCCAAATCAATATTTAGGAGGTACTACAAATAATTTACAGACCTCTCCCGACGCTCTTTATAAAACTACCGATGGTTCTGATTTTTATCTACTCGTGTTAGAAAAAGAATGCAAAAGTCTGCTTTATGCAACATTTTATGGCGGAGTCGATGAAGATGATCACGTTGATGGCGGTACAAGCCGTTTTGATAAAAACGGTATTGTGTATCAATCCGTTTGCGGTAGCTGCGGAGGTACGTCCAGATTTCCTACAAGTGACAATGCTGTTTCAAAAATTAACAGATCTGACAACTGCAACAACGCCTGCTTTAAATACGATCTTTCCAGCCTGCGTGCTGACTTCATCATGGATCCGCTTATCGGCTGCGGACCAACTACTGTTACATTAACCAATACCAGTACGGGTGGTGTAGCATTTGAATGGGACCTTGGTGATGGCACAAAAATAAACGGACCAGGACCTGTCACGCATACATATCCAACGCCCGGTACATATCACATTAAACTGATTGCTACAGATCTTACAACCTGTATCGGAAAAGACACCGCCACAAAAACGCTGAATGTATTTGCCATTCCAGGCATTGGCATCACCTTGTCGGATACTACTATATGTCCCGGAGATACAATCAGCATTCTGAAAAACTGTAATCCATATTATACTTACAATTGGGCTCCGTCAATTGAGATGATTAACCCTGCAGTATGCGATGCGCAGTTTTTCCCAAGTATTACCCGTGATTATTACCTGACGGTTATTGATACAAGTACCTGCGTATATACAGATACACTTACTATCCATGTGCCTACATTAATACCCGGAATCAATTGGGAGAACATGACCCATTGTTATGGCAAACCTACCATTGGCTTTAGTAACCCAAGCAAAGGCAGGCTAAAATACCTTTGGGACCTTGGCGACGGAACAACTACAACCGTACAATCTCCTGTTCATGAATATGCCAAAGGCGGCAAATATATAATAAAAGTAAAGGTCTATGCCAATGATACCTGTTTTATAGAATCTACTATACCTCTTGTACTCGATGATATTCAGATTCCGAATTTGTTTACCCCCAATGATGATGGTAAAAATGATTGCTTCGAAATAAAAGGCTTGTATCCAAACTGGAAGGTTGAAGTGTATAACCCATGGAGCAAAGCTATATTTAAAACAGATTCGTATAACAATGAATTCTGCGGAGAGGGTCTGAGTTCGAGTGTATATTATTACCTGGTTTGCCCGCCATATGGTAAATGCTGTAAAAGCTGGGTTCAGATCATTATTGATAAATAA
- the recF gene encoding DNA replication/repair protein RecF (All proteins in this family for which functions are known are DNA-binding proteins that assist the filamentation of RecA onto DNA for the initiation of recombination or recombinational repair.): MYIEKISLLNFKNYPELELSFSAGINLFAGLNGSGKTNLLDSIYCLCLTKSFLSTTDQQTITTGQGYFSALGWFQENAKEFKIQYDFDGKKKSFTVDKKPYAKISEHIGRFPAIVLTPHDTDLIRNSSEDRRRFFDTLFSQADHVYLDALIRYNHFIKQRNALLKQAADGMLVDRILMDAYDHNLLQSGKIIAQKRDEYLKRLLPIFQEYYSLLSPDHEATDIEYETNVLSADFEQVFKDSYSKDLILQRTNKGVHKDDFKFLINNEPIKHYGSQGQQKTFVIALKLAQYELLKACTGHNPILLMDDIFDKLDDLRIEKLIHLVQKYITGQLFISDARPDRSSIFFQSNTKDFRMFIIDRGKVEQSPPSQSELNTDV; the protein is encoded by the coding sequence ATGTATATTGAAAAGATAAGTCTGCTAAATTTCAAGAACTACCCCGAGTTGGAACTGTCTTTTTCTGCCGGGATCAACTTATTTGCAGGCTTAAATGGCAGCGGGAAGACCAATTTGCTGGATAGTATTTATTGTTTGTGTTTGACTAAGAGCTTTTTAAGTACAACGGACCAACAAACCATAACCACCGGCCAGGGATATTTTTCGGCATTGGGATGGTTTCAGGAAAATGCAAAAGAATTTAAAATTCAATATGATTTTGACGGTAAAAAGAAAAGTTTCACCGTCGACAAGAAACCCTATGCCAAAATATCTGAACATATCGGCCGCTTTCCTGCGATTGTACTTACCCCGCATGATACTGATCTGATCCGCAACAGTTCAGAAGACCGGAGAAGATTTTTTGATACACTTTTTTCACAGGCAGACCATGTATATCTGGATGCACTTATCCGATACAATCACTTTATAAAACAGCGGAATGCCTTGTTAAAACAAGCGGCAGACGGTATGCTGGTAGACCGTATTTTAATGGATGCCTATGACCACAATCTGCTGCAATCGGGTAAAATAATTGCTCAGAAACGCGACGAATATCTGAAACGGCTACTGCCCATTTTTCAGGAATATTATTCCTTACTATCTCCTGATCATGAGGCAACGGATATTGAGTATGAAACAAACGTTCTGTCGGCTGATTTTGAACAGGTTTTCAAAGATTCCTATTCAAAAGACCTGATTTTGCAACGTACGAATAAAGGTGTTCATAAGGATGATTTTAAGTTTTTGATCAATAACGAGCCAATTAAGCACTATGGTTCGCAGGGTCAGCAAAAAACATTTGTAATTGCGCTTAAACTTGCCCAATACGAACTTTTGAAAGCGTGCACCGGTCACAATCCCATCTTGTTAATGGACGATATTTTTGATAAGCTGGACGATTTGCGCATCGAAAAACTCATTCATCTTGTTCAGAAATACATTACTGGTCAGTTATTTATATCTGATGCCCGCCCGGACAGGTCTTCCATCTTTTTTCAGTCAAATACAAAAGATTTTCGTATGTTTATAATTGACCGGGGTAAAGTAGAACAGTCACCCCCTTCCCAATCAGAACTAAATACAGATGTATAA
- a CDS encoding DUF721 domain-containing protein, translated as MYNKPERDFKRKKDSLSIGDAIENWMDQLRVRGKYKETYIIQNWEKIMGTPIAKRTTNLYIRNKKLYIHLSSAPLKHELNQSKHKVVELLNKASGDKVLEDVIFL; from the coding sequence ATGTATAATAAACCCGAACGTGATTTTAAGCGAAAAAAAGATTCGTTGAGCATAGGCGACGCCATTGAAAACTGGATGGATCAGCTACGCGTGCGTGGTAAATACAAAGAAACCTATATTATTCAGAATTGGGAGAAAATCATGGGTACACCCATCGCAAAGCGAACTACTAATCTGTATATCCGTAATAAGAAACTATACATCCATCTTTCATCCGCACCCTTAAAACACGAATTAAACCAGTCAAAACACAAAGTTGTGGAGTTACTTAATAAGGCTTCGGGGGATAAAGTTCTGGAAGATGTGATCTTTCTTTAA
- a CDS encoding SRPBCC family protein — protein MSTLIIGNRFKKGILFLLSIILLLVVIGVILPSSYHVERSVIISRPSKMIFPYLNNIQKWTVWTSLNQNKDFSLEQNFFGPPQGIGSGMSYQGDKLGKGKIEIIDNELNDHVSYSLLINNRFNTQGNIQLTSISDSSTQVSISLDGDVGFHLPNRYIILLMDNIAGSLFQESLIHLKSIVETKKTAPVSGL, from the coding sequence ATGTCAACTCTGATCATTGGTAACCGTTTTAAAAAAGGAATACTTTTTTTACTATCTATAATTTTATTACTGGTAGTTATAGGCGTTATTCTGCCTTCATCCTATCATGTAGAGCGTTCTGTAATTATCAGCAGGCCGAGTAAAATGATTTTCCCATATCTTAATAATATCCAAAAATGGACAGTCTGGACTTCCCTAAATCAAAACAAGGATTTCTCTCTTGAGCAGAATTTCTTTGGGCCACCACAGGGTATAGGAAGCGGTATGTCTTATCAGGGCGATAAATTAGGAAAAGGGAAAATAGAAATTATTGATAATGAGCTAAATGACCATGTTTCTTATTCATTATTGATTAATAACCGATTCAATACGCAGGGTAATATTCAACTTACAAGCATTTCGGACTCTTCTACTCAGGTTTCAATTTCGTTGGATGGAGATGTAGGTTTTCATCTACCGAACCGCTACATCATTCTTTTAATGGATAATATTGCCGGTTCTCTGTTCCAGGAAAGCCTTATTCACCTGAAATCAATTGTTGAAACTAAAAAAACAGCTCCGGTTTCAGGCTTATAG
- the prfA gene encoding peptide chain release factor 1 produces MVDKLEAIKSRFDEVAEAILDPNIMSDMKRYASLNKEYKELNKIVEVYAQYKNILDNIESSKKVLSVEKDPDFREMAKEELETLAVQKDDIELVIKELLIPKDPNDSKNIILEIRGGTGGDEASIFAGDIFRMYQRYCDRMGWKMELIDATEGTSGGYKEIICGISGEDVYGKLKFESGVHRVQRVPATETQGRIHTSAASVAVLPEVEELDVQLNMNDIRKDTFCSSGPGGQSVNTTYSAIRLTHIPSGTVVQCQDEKSQIKNFEKALKVLRSRIYEIEYKKQQDELGKERNSMIGSGDRSDKIRTYNYPQSRVTDHRIGHTVHNLPAVMDGNIDDFIEELRLAENAERLKEGAQETA; encoded by the coding sequence ATGGTTGACAAATTAGAGGCTATAAAATCCCGATTTGATGAAGTGGCAGAAGCAATTCTGGACCCGAATATTATGTCGGATATGAAGCGCTATGCCTCCTTAAATAAGGAATACAAGGAGCTAAATAAAATTGTTGAGGTTTACGCTCAATATAAAAACATATTGGACAATATTGAAAGTTCTAAGAAAGTACTGAGTGTTGAAAAAGACCCGGACTTTAGAGAAATGGCTAAAGAAGAACTTGAAACGTTAGCTGTTCAGAAGGACGATATTGAATTGGTTATTAAAGAACTTCTGATCCCGAAAGATCCTAACGACAGTAAAAACATTATCCTTGAAATCCGAGGTGGAACAGGTGGTGATGAAGCATCTATATTTGCAGGTGATATCTTCCGTATGTATCAGCGTTATTGTGACCGCATGGGCTGGAAGATGGAACTGATCGATGCTACAGAAGGAACTTCCGGTGGTTATAAAGAAATTATCTGCGGCATCTCCGGTGAAGATGTGTACGGCAAATTAAAATTTGAATCCGGTGTACACCGCGTACAGCGTGTACCTGCAACAGAAACACAAGGACGGATTCACACTTCTGCTGCATCTGTAGCGGTATTGCCCGAAGTAGAAGAACTGGATGTTCAGCTTAACATGAATGATATCCGTAAAGATACCTTCTGTTCTTCCGGACCAGGCGGACAATCCGTTAACACTACCTATTCTGCGATCCGTTTAACACACATTCCTTCAGGTACGGTTGTTCAATGCCAGGATGAAAAATCTCAAATCAAAAACTTTGAGAAAGCGTTGAAAGTACTTCGTTCCCGTATCTATGAGATTGAATACAAAAAACAACAGGATGAGTTGGGTAAAGAACGTAACTCAATGATCGGGAGCGGTGACCGTTCTGATAAGATCCGCACATACAATTACCCGCAGAGCCGCGTAACCGATCATCGCATCGGGCATACGGTTCACAATCTGCCAGCTGTAATGGATGGTAATATTGATGATTTTATTGAAGAACTCCGATTGGCAGAAAATGCCGAGCGTTTAAAAGAAGGCGCTCAGGAAACTGCTTAA